A window of the Chroogloeocystis siderophila 5.2 s.c.1 genome harbors these coding sequences:
- a CDS encoding Fur family transcriptional regulator, with product MKAERTRSQERILKLLKSLNKAISAQDIYVELRNRNQSVGLATVYRALEALKLEGVVQVRTLASGESLYSSVQQDKHHLTCLQCGRSIAINQCPVHDLETQLHQAHQFKIFYHTLEFFGLCNQCQMAQATGVGAE from the coding sequence ATGAAAGCCGAACGCACTCGCAGTCAGGAGCGAATCCTAAAATTGCTCAAAAGCCTCAACAAAGCAATTTCTGCTCAAGATATTTATGTAGAGTTACGCAATCGCAACCAAAGCGTAGGGCTAGCGACAGTATATCGAGCATTAGAAGCCTTAAAGCTAGAAGGCGTAGTGCAAGTGCGGACACTGGCTTCTGGAGAATCGCTGTATAGTTCAGTGCAGCAAGATAAGCACCATTTGACTTGTTTGCAGTGTGGCAGATCGATTGCTATCAATCAATGCCCTGTACACGATCTAGAAACTCAATTGCACCAAGCCCACCAGTTCAAAATCTTCTACCACACCTTAGAGTTTTTCGGGCTATGTAATCAATGTCAGATGGCTCAAGCTACGGGTGTAGGTGCTGAGTAG
- a CDS encoding NfeD family protein produces the protein MPINVTLLWLIAGAILCLMELVLPTAFVAFMMGLSAFVVAIVSLIVPQLSLQAFLWLGLSAALILLSRRLLIPKRKKLQEAFIAETLTEIPAGKDGRVIYEGNSWRARCEDRHLAIAPSQKVYVVRREGTTLIVVPEDLLH, from the coding sequence ATGCCGATAAACGTCACGCTATTATGGTTAATAGCAGGGGCAATTCTCTGTTTGATGGAACTAGTGCTACCAACGGCGTTTGTCGCTTTTATGATGGGGCTTAGTGCCTTTGTTGTGGCAATAGTATCATTAATCGTTCCCCAATTGAGCTTGCAAGCTTTCTTGTGGCTAGGGCTATCAGCGGCTTTGATCTTACTGTCGCGCCGTCTATTGATACCCAAGCGCAAAAAACTACAAGAGGCATTTATTGCTGAGACATTAACCGAAATTCCCGCTGGTAAAGATGGGAGAGTTATTTATGAAGGAAATTCTTGGCGGGCGCGGTGTGAGGATCGGCATTTAGCGATCGCGCCTTCTCAAAAAGTCTATGTTGTCCGCCGTGAAGGTACGACTTTGATTGTTGTACCAGAAGATCTGTTGCATTAG
- a CDS encoding polysaccharide deacetylase family protein — MNKSFSISWVLSVLLVTSVGLMSGANTSKAAIANQTPQVKAISVPTTFRGKTIAQVKLEHQKVIALTFDDGPSPYTLQVLNILKQNNIKATFFWIGKSLQSHQQIAKQVVANGEAIGNHTWHHWQYLMKPNIAAQEIESTANLIYKITGVRTSLFRPPYGLLNNGVADYARQKRYVIVMWSVDPQDYRYKTSPQQLVNRIIPKIQPGSIVLMHDGGGNRSATVQALPQIISQLKQQGYRFVTVPQLLELKAEADSRIAKL; from the coding sequence ATGAATAAAAGCTTCTCGATTTCTTGGGTATTGAGTGTGTTACTCGTAACCAGTGTTGGGTTAATGAGTGGTGCGAATACCTCAAAAGCGGCGATCGCCAATCAAACGCCACAAGTAAAAGCAATTTCAGTTCCTACAACGTTTCGCGGAAAAACAATTGCACAGGTAAAGCTGGAACATCAAAAAGTTATCGCGTTAACTTTCGATGACGGTCCTAGTCCCTATACATTACAAGTACTCAATATTCTCAAGCAAAATAATATCAAAGCAACATTTTTTTGGATAGGTAAATCTCTTCAATCGCATCAGCAAATTGCAAAACAAGTAGTTGCTAACGGTGAAGCTATTGGTAATCATACTTGGCATCACTGGCAGTATTTGATGAAGCCAAATATTGCTGCTCAAGAAATTGAGTCTACGGCAAACCTAATTTATAAAATAACAGGAGTGAGAACATCTTTATTTCGTCCACCCTATGGTTTACTTAACAATGGGGTAGCTGACTATGCTAGGCAAAAAAGATATGTCATCGTGATGTGGTCAGTCGATCCTCAAGATTATCGATACAAAACTTCTCCCCAGCAATTGGTGAATCGGATAATTCCTAAAATACAACCAGGCTCTATTGTACTGATGCACGATGGTGGTGGTAATCGCTCAGCAACCGTGCAAGCTTTACCACAAATTATTAGTCAACTTAAACAACAGGGATATCGTTTTGTAACTGTACCTCAATTGCTAGAATTGAAAGCCGAAGCAGACTCAAGAATCGCAAAACTATAA
- a CDS encoding SPFH domain-containing protein, with protein MNELFLLVALALGGSALAGSVKVINQGNEALVERLGSYNKKLEPGLNFVFPFVDKVVFRETIREKVLDIPPQKCITRDNVSIEVDAVVYWRIVDMEKAWYKVENLQSAMVNLVLTQIRSEMGRLELDETFTARAQINEILLRDLDIATDPWGVKVTRVELRDIIPSLAVQESMELQMSAERRKRAAILTSEGDRESAVNSARGRAEAQILEAEAQQKATILQAEAHQKTIVLQAQAERQQQVLKAQATAEALQIITKTLQTSPEAREALQFLIAQNYLDMGTKIGSSDSSKVMFMDPRSIPATIEGMRSIVSDGSHNLPQVNGDRIN; from the coding sequence ATGAATGAATTATTTTTGCTTGTCGCCTTAGCTTTGGGTGGTTCGGCTTTAGCAGGTTCGGTAAAAGTCATCAATCAAGGTAATGAAGCCTTGGTAGAAAGACTCGGTAGTTACAACAAAAAACTTGAACCTGGGTTGAACTTTGTTTTTCCCTTTGTTGATAAAGTTGTTTTCCGCGAAACAATTCGGGAAAAAGTGCTGGACATTCCGCCACAAAAGTGCATTACCCGTGATAATGTTTCGATTGAGGTCGACGCGGTTGTGTACTGGCGGATTGTTGATATGGAGAAAGCTTGGTACAAGGTAGAAAATCTCCAGTCAGCAATGGTGAATTTAGTATTAACACAAATTCGTTCGGAAATGGGTAGATTAGAGCTAGATGAAACGTTTACGGCTCGCGCTCAAATCAATGAAATATTATTACGCGATTTAGATATTGCCACAGATCCTTGGGGAGTCAAAGTTACGCGAGTAGAATTGCGAGATATTATTCCTTCACTTGCGGTTCAAGAATCGATGGAATTGCAAATGTCTGCTGAACGGCGTAAACGCGCGGCGATTTTGACATCCGAAGGCGATCGCGAATCGGCGGTGAATAGCGCTAGAGGTAGAGCCGAAGCCCAAATCCTAGAGGCGGAAGCACAACAAAAAGCAACGATTCTTCAAGCGGAGGCGCACCAAAAAACAATTGTTTTACAAGCTCAAGCCGAACGCCAGCAACAAGTTCTCAAGGCTCAAGCCACTGCTGAAGCCTTACAAATCATTACAAAAACGCTGCAAACGAGCCCTGAGGCGCGAGAAGCGCTGCAATTTTTAATTGCGCAGAATTATCTCGACATGGGAACAAAAATCGGTAGTAGTGACAGTAGTAAAGTGATGTTTATGGATCCGCGTAGTATCCCCGCAACGATTGAAGGAATGCGTTCGATTGTGTCTGATGGTTCGCATAATTTACCGCAGGTGAATGGCGATCGCATTAACTAA
- a CDS encoding RidA family protein, with protein sequence MMRYFNRVFKLGRWLILSVCVSILLISLLGVDVQAAVKTAPWMVTFFGPPESPISSAVAVPPIKAYYWTSGTVPPVIDPNAPAGSRERYGDTKTQAIGTLERIQSLLQESGLSLSDVIYLRVYLVADPFKGNTVDYQGWFDAYAQFFNNPTNPVKVARSTLAVAGLVNPDWLIEIEAVAVYPKVGKSFPWYLLFH encoded by the coding sequence ATGATGCGATATTTTAACCGAGTTTTTAAACTAGGACGTTGGTTAATTCTGAGTGTTTGTGTCAGCATACTTTTAATAAGTCTTCTTGGTGTTGATGTCCAAGCAGCTGTAAAAACGGCACCCTGGATGGTTACATTTTTTGGTCCACCTGAGTCACCAATTTCCTCGGCTGTTGCGGTACCGCCAATTAAGGCTTATTACTGGACGAGTGGTACAGTGCCGCCAGTGATAGATCCAAACGCACCAGCGGGTAGTCGCGAGCGTTATGGAGATACCAAAACTCAAGCAATTGGTACCTTAGAGCGAATTCAGTCGCTTTTACAGGAATCTGGTTTGAGTTTATCGGATGTGATCTATCTTCGTGTTTATCTTGTCGCTGATCCATTCAAAGGTAATACTGTCGATTACCAAGGGTGGTTTGATGCTTACGCGCAGTTCTTTAACAATCCAACAAATCCTGTAAAAGTGGCACGTTCAACGCTTGCGGTTGCGGGGCTTGTTAACCCAGACTGGTTAATTGAAATTGAAGCGGTTGCAGTCTATCCAAAAGTTGGTAAATCATTCCCCTGGTATTTACTATTCCATTAA
- a CDS encoding flavin monoamine oxidase family protein, with translation MKRRDFITAVAASAGSAYAAMKALDVLEQPATAQQPPSPKGPFQLQRRGNRKRVIILGAGLAGMAAAYELGKVGYECVILEARSRAGGRCWTLRGGDKLTEITGTTQTVQFDRGLYFNPGPARIPYHHVTIDYCKELGVELEVIVNLSRQQYIYQENAGPLSGQKVHVREAVTDIRGYISELLAKSINQNALNASLTTEDKERLIEFLRTYGGLDPDLFYKGSSRRGYAVPQGAGLQPGEVDDPYDLSALLQLGFAGNEAFEWGFDQQMTMFQPVGGMDQIAKAFERRVGNLINYEAVVKEIRKLSDGVGIIYTDKSGSQRRIRGDYCICTIPLSVLKDIPSDFSPDMKAAIASVSYAVTGKSALQFNRRFWEEDENIFGGISWTNQDINQIWYPSNDYFTRKGVVLGYYNFGSVAANVGALSPEARIALALEQGSKIHPQYKNHFENGLSLFWSNIPYSLGGWASYTTDVRAQYYPRLNEPDGNIYLAGEHLSYLTGWMAGALESARLVTAKINALA, from the coding sequence ATGAAGAGAAGAGACTTCATAACAGCCGTTGCTGCGTCTGCGGGTTCAGCATATGCTGCGATGAAAGCTTTGGATGTGCTAGAACAGCCAGCCACAGCACAACAGCCACCATCGCCAAAAGGACCATTTCAGCTACAGCGCCGAGGAAATCGCAAGCGCGTGATTATTCTGGGTGCGGGTTTAGCAGGAATGGCTGCGGCTTATGAGTTGGGTAAAGTTGGTTATGAGTGTGTCATTTTAGAAGCGCGATCGCGTGCAGGAGGTAGATGCTGGACGTTGCGTGGCGGTGACAAACTCACCGAAATTACTGGCACAACACAAACAGTACAGTTTGATCGCGGTTTATATTTCAATCCTGGACCCGCGCGGATTCCCTATCACCACGTTACAATTGACTACTGCAAAGAACTCGGTGTCGAGTTAGAAGTTATTGTTAACCTGAGTCGCCAGCAATACATCTACCAAGAAAACGCGGGTCCATTGTCGGGGCAAAAAGTTCATGTGCGCGAAGCTGTCACCGATATACGTGGTTATATCTCCGAACTTCTCGCCAAAAGTATCAATCAAAACGCACTGAATGCATCCCTAACAACCGAGGATAAAGAAAGGTTAATTGAGTTCTTGCGGACATATGGCGGTCTTGACCCTGACTTATTTTATAAAGGATCGAGCCGTCGCGGTTATGCAGTACCACAAGGCGCAGGTTTGCAACCAGGAGAAGTTGACGACCCCTACGATTTGAGCGCATTGCTGCAACTCGGTTTTGCTGGTAACGAAGCGTTTGAATGGGGCTTCGATCAACAAATGACGATGTTCCAACCTGTGGGTGGAATGGATCAAATCGCCAAAGCTTTTGAACGCCGTGTGGGTAACTTGATTAATTACGAAGCGGTGGTTAAAGAAATTCGCAAGTTATCTGATGGAGTCGGTATCATCTATACCGATAAATCAGGAAGCCAGCGGCGCATTCGCGGAGATTATTGCATTTGTACGATTCCTTTATCGGTGTTGAAGGATATCCCTTCTGACTTTTCTCCTGACATGAAAGCGGCGATCGCTAGCGTTAGTTATGCTGTGACTGGTAAAAGTGCCTTGCAATTCAATCGCCGTTTCTGGGAAGAAGACGAAAATATCTTCGGTGGAATTAGTTGGACTAACCAAGATATCAATCAGATTTGGTATCCCTCGAACGATTATTTTACTCGCAAAGGCGTAGTGTTAGGTTATTACAACTTTGGTTCTGTTGCCGCTAATGTCGGCGCATTATCACCCGAAGCACGAATCGCACTCGCCCTCGAACAAGGCAGCAAAATTCACCCCCAGTACAAAAATCACTTTGAAAACGGTCTTTCCCTTTTCTGGTCAAACATTCCCTACAGCTTAGGTGGATGGGCAAGTTATACCACTGACGTTAGAGCACAATATTATCCTCGACTCAATGAACCCGACGGCAATATCTACTTAGCTGGAGAACACCTTAGTTATCTTACCGGATGGATGGCAGGAGCTTTAGAGTCAGCGCGATTAGTGACCGCCAAAATCAACGCCTTGGCGTAA
- a CDS encoding ferredoxin-thioredoxin reductase variable chain — MKVGDRVRVKESVIVYHHPEHRGEPFDIKGLEGEIVSFANEWRGKPISANLPIQVQFTKKFKAHLRETEIEVLS; from the coding sequence ATGAAAGTTGGCGATCGCGTCCGCGTTAAAGAATCAGTCATTGTTTACCATCATCCCGAACATCGCGGTGAACCTTTTGATATCAAAGGCTTAGAAGGCGAGATTGTGAGTTTTGCTAATGAATGGCGAGGCAAACCAATCAGCGCTAATTTGCCAATTCAAGTTCAGTTTACTAAAAAGTTCAAAGCTCATCTGCGCGAAACTGAAATTGAGGTTTTATCATAG
- the purQ gene encoding phosphoribosylformylglycinamidine synthase subunit PurQ — protein sequence MKFGIVMFPGSNCDRDVAYVTRDLLQQPTRMIWHEETDISDLDVVIIPGGFSYGDYLRCGAIARFSPVMQQVVKHAKQGKFVLGICNGFQVLTEAGLLPGALIRNRDLHFICDRVPLKVERTNLPWTQNYTQGEIITLPIAHGEGQFYADEDTIKQLEDNNQVIFRYYGENPNGSVNNIAGICNAKGNVIGMMPHPERASDPMLGSTDGLGLFKGIGARSVHAV from the coding sequence GTGAAATTTGGAATTGTCATGTTTCCAGGGTCAAATTGCGATCGCGATGTTGCGTATGTTACGCGCGATTTGTTGCAGCAGCCAACGCGGATGATATGGCACGAAGAAACGGATATTAGCGATCTTGACGTCGTAATTATTCCTGGTGGCTTTAGTTATGGCGATTATCTTCGCTGTGGGGCGATCGCGCGGTTTTCTCCAGTGATGCAACAAGTTGTCAAACACGCCAAGCAAGGTAAGTTTGTTTTAGGAATTTGCAACGGTTTTCAAGTATTGACGGAAGCCGGATTATTACCTGGTGCGCTGATTCGCAATCGCGATTTGCATTTTATTTGCGATCGCGTTCCTCTAAAAGTCGAACGCACTAATTTACCGTGGACGCAGAACTATACTCAAGGAGAAATCATTACTCTACCAATCGCGCACGGTGAAGGGCAATTTTATGCTGATGAAGACACTATAAAACAACTCGAAGACAACAATCAAGTCATCTTTCGCTACTATGGTGAAAATCCAAATGGTTCTGTTAACAATATTGCAGGTATTTGCAACGCTAAGGGTAACGTTATCGGTATGATGCCGCACCCTGAACGTGCCTCTGACCCTATGCTAGGTAGCACGGATGGTTTAGGACTATTCAAGGGGATAGGAGCGAGGAGCGTTCACGCAGTTTAG
- a CDS encoding VOC family protein, which produces MNQTLFHLAFPVTDIAQAKAYYVDGLGCTPGRENKHALILNLYGHQLVAHLTKEPIFPQKGIYPSHFGIIFTAENDWKDLLERAREKKLVFREAAKHRFPDSPLEHRTFFLEDPFYNLMEYKYYRYPEAVFGGSDYRSIGDTPTL; this is translated from the coding sequence ATGAATCAAACTTTATTCCATCTTGCCTTTCCCGTCACCGATATTGCCCAAGCAAAAGCATATTATGTCGATGGTTTAGGATGTACCCCTGGTCGTGAAAATAAGCACGCCTTGATATTAAATTTATACGGTCATCAGTTAGTTGCCCACTTAACAAAAGAACCTATATTTCCCCAAAAAGGTATTTATCCAAGCCATTTTGGCATCATTTTCACCGCAGAAAACGACTGGAAAGATTTGTTAGAAAGAGCACGCGAAAAAAAACTAGTTTTCCGCGAAGCAGCTAAACATCGTTTTCCCGACTCGCCTTTAGAACACCGCACGTTCTTTTTGGAAGATCCGTTTTACAACTTAATGGAATACAAATATTATCGCTATCCTGAAGCAGTTTTCGGCGGTTCTGACTATCGTTCGATTGGCGATACTCCAACTTTGTAG
- a CDS encoding TIGR00297 family protein, protein MLYTYSLNSWLVAVGLNTLLLAIAWIVPKKLLTPAGLFHAWVLGVLIWGTLSWQGYVVVMFYFLVGSAVTRLGMAQKEAAGIAEKRSGARGPENVWGSALTGTLCAIGTLIISTLRGNQFIVSLLLLGYVASFSTKLSDTCASEVGKAYGKRTFLITNLQPVPRGTEGAVSLEGTLAGVVASGAIAFVGWGVGLIDLLGVLLCIMAAFIATNLESVIGATLQNKFDWLTNELVNVLNTFIGAIAAVLLALIWQL, encoded by the coding sequence ATGCTATATACTTATTCGCTTAATTCTTGGCTCGTTGCAGTGGGTTTAAACACACTTTTGCTAGCAATTGCCTGGATTGTACCAAAAAAGTTGTTAACGCCTGCGGGATTGTTTCATGCGTGGGTACTCGGTGTTCTCATCTGGGGAACTTTGAGTTGGCAAGGCTACGTTGTGGTGATGTTTTATTTTCTGGTTGGTTCGGCGGTGACACGCCTGGGTATGGCACAAAAAGAAGCCGCAGGAATTGCCGAAAAGCGATCCGGTGCGCGCGGACCTGAAAATGTTTGGGGTTCGGCTTTAACTGGTACATTATGTGCGATAGGAACCTTGATAATTTCTACATTAAGAGGAAATCAATTCATCGTATCGCTGCTACTACTCGGCTACGTTGCAAGTTTTAGTACTAAACTTTCTGATACCTGTGCTAGCGAAGTCGGGAAAGCTTATGGTAAACGAACATTTTTGATTACGAATCTTCAACCTGTCCCGCGTGGTACTGAAGGCGCAGTATCCTTAGAAGGAACGCTAGCTGGAGTTGTCGCTTCGGGTGCGATCGCTTTTGTTGGTTGGGGTGTTGGTTTAATTGATTTACTCGGCGTTTTGTTGTGTATTATGGCTGCATTTATCGCCACGAATCTAGAAAGCGTGATTGGCGCAACATTACAAAACAAGTTTGACTGGCTCACGAATGAATTAGTCAATGTTTTAAATACGTTCATTGGTGCGATCGCTGCTGTCTTGCTTGCGTTAATTTGGCAATTATAG
- the purS gene encoding phosphoribosylformylglycinamidine synthase subunit PurS, which produces MRKYQAHIYVTLRPSVLDPAGTAVVSGLQHMGYDTVEQVRIGKYIELSLSAQDEDSARQQLNIICDQLLANPVIENYRFDLVEREEVSA; this is translated from the coding sequence ATGCGAAAATATCAGGCTCATATCTATGTTACTCTGCGACCCTCAGTTCTCGATCCTGCTGGCACAGCTGTCGTGTCTGGTTTACAGCATATGGGCTACGATACGGTTGAGCAGGTACGAATTGGCAAGTATATTGAACTTAGTTTAAGCGCCCAGGATGAGGATAGCGCGCGGCAACAGTTAAATATTATTTGCGATCAGTTACTCGCTAACCCTGTCATTGAAAACTATCGCTTTGATTTAGTTGAACGAGAGGAAGTGTCAGCGTGA